In a single window of the Elusimicrobiota bacterium genome:
- a CDS encoding cold shock domain-containing protein → MSTGKVKWFNDQKGFGFITPDDGSKDLFVHHSSILGDGFKSLAENQAVEYEKQDSDKGPRAANVRKL, encoded by the coding sequence ATGTCTACTGGAAAAGTGAAGTGGTTCAACGATCAGAAGGGCTTCGGCTTCATCACGCCGGATGATGGCTCTAAAGATCTTTTCGTGCACCATTCGTCCATACTGGGCGATGGCTTCAAGAGCCTCGCGGAGAATCAGGCCGTCGAGTATGAGAAGCAAGACTCCGATAAAGGCCCCCGCGCCGCTAACGTTAGAAAACTCTAA